The region GGGATCGGCGTGGTGAGCGGCGGAAAGGACGTCGAGGGCGACCCGTACCGGTTCGGCACCCCCTTTGCGATTACCTACGGCGCCGGCCTGCGGTACGTGCCCGGCGGACGGTTCGCGCTGCGGCTGGGACTGGACGCGTATCTCTACAGGCTGGAGTACCCGCCCGCGTACTACGCTACGACGTCGGACGGCACGTCCGTCGTCGGCCCGCGGCAGTCGACAAATTTCTGGAAGAACAACGTCGCGTTGACGATAGGAGCGTCGTACCTGTTCTTCCGCTGACACGGGAGCAGGAATGCAGCACGACTTCGACAACACGGACGAGATCCGGGACCTGGACGACCAGGAGCTGCACCGCCTGGTGCGCGACCGGCTGGCGGACGACACGGCGATCGACGCCGACGATCTGCTGGTGGAAGTGCGGGACGGGCGCGTGCGGGTGTCCGGCCGCGTCGGGACCGACGGCGAGCGCCGGATCGCCGATCACATCCTGAGCGACGGCCTCGGCCTCACGGAGTACGACAACGAGATCGTGGTCGATCCCATCCGGCGGGCGGAGAGTCCCGAAGCCATCGACGATCACATCGCGAACGAGGAGATGCACGAAGGGAGGATGTTCGGCGACCGGCCGCCGCAGTCCAGCGACGAAGCGGAGCATCTGGCCGAGGATGTGGACACCGAGCTCTTCGGCACGACCGACGCGAGCGAAGCCACCGAGAGCGGCGCGCCGTGGACGCCGCCGAGCGGGCCGACGCCCGAGGGACGGGATGAGGCACCGCCGGAGCGGCAGTGACTAAGTGGTGACTAGTGATTAGTGACTAGTGACTACCACAACGCTACTATCCCAGTCTCCGGATGTACCGCTGTCACTAGTCACTAGTCACTAGTCACCAGTCACCATTCCAGTGCCCCTCGCAAGCCTCACCCGCCGCGTTACCTTCGCCGCGGCACACCGGTACCGCCGGCCCGACTGGTCCGAGGAGAAAAACCTCGAGGTCTTCGGCTCCTGCTCGCGACTCAGTTACCACGGCCACAACTACGCGTGCGAGGTCACGGTCTCCGGCGAGATAGATCCGGAGACGGGCTTTGTGGTAGACCTCGGCGCGCTCGACACGATCCTGCGCGAGGAAGTGAGCGACCGGTTCGACCACCGCAACATCAACGCCGACGTGCCGGAGTTCGCGGACGGCAAGTTGATCCCGAGCGGGGAGAATCTGGCGCGCTTCATCTTTGCGCGCGTGCAGCAGCGGCTGAACGGACGCGCGTCCGTGACACGCGTGACCGTCGCGGAAGACTCGACGCTCAGCGCCACGTACACCGGAGACTAGAATGCCGCCCTGTCGCTTCCCCGCTGGCGCGCGGCTCATAGCCGCGGCGGTGCTGGTCGCGGCCTGCGCGCCCGCGACCCGCGTGCCTCCGCCGATCGTTGCGACTCCGTCGATCGATCCCGCGCCGGTGGTGGTCGCTCCGGAAGTCGACGCCCGGCTTGCCATCGCCCGCACCGGAGACTCCGTCTTTCACGATCCGAAGTTCCGCACCGCGATGTGGGGCGCGCTCATCGTCGACCCCGCGGCGGGCGACACGCTGTACTCGCTCAACCCGCGCAAGCTGGTGATGCCCGCGTCGAACATGAAAGTGCTGACGGGCGCGGTGGCGCTGCACCTCCTCGGCCCGGACTTCCGCTTCCGCACGACGTTCGCCGCGCGCTGCCCCGCAGCGC is a window of Gemmatimonadaceae bacterium DNA encoding:
- a CDS encoding BON domain-containing protein — its product is MQHDFDNTDEIRDLDDQELHRLVRDRLADDTAIDADDLLVEVRDGRVRVSGRVGTDGERRIADHILSDGLGLTEYDNEIVVDPIRRAESPEAIDDHIANEEMHEGRMFGDRPPQSSDEAEHLAEDVDTELFGTTDASEATESGAPWTPPSGPTPEGRDEAPPERQ
- a CDS encoding 6-carboxytetrahydropterin synthase, translating into MPLASLTRRVTFAAAHRYRRPDWSEEKNLEVFGSCSRLSYHGHNYACEVTVSGEIDPETGFVVDLGALDTILREEVSDRFDHRNINADVPEFADGKLIPSGENLARFIFARVQQRLNGRASVTRVTVAEDSTLSATYTGD